One stretch of Hymenobacter chitinivorans DSM 11115 DNA includes these proteins:
- a CDS encoding alpha-ketoacid dehydrogenase subunit alpha/beta, whose translation MPNSTAPTLETDFTAQLNATQPDQATLLRAYSLMRTGDELARLYEENKAVTAKYVHATARGHEAIQLAAACFLGPQDYVTPYYRDDALLLGLGLEPYELMLQLMAKRDDPFSGGRTYYSHPSLRRAGFPTIPHNSSATGMQAIPATGMAHGIKYLESQGLNPVMADPRDWYESGKTGPGLYSLLPAEAQQGGSVVVCSIGDGAMTEGEVSEALQMAVLHQLPIIYLVQDNDWGISATGREMRAMDAYEFAAGFKGLQRLRVNGADFPDSYAGLATAFDYVRRTRGPILVHAKCPLLGHHTSGVRREWYRGDNLAEHTTNDPLPRLHQQLLDLGIPEAELEELGRQARALVEADYQRALAAPNPDPATFADHEFAEPEVTEEAGERSPAGADKALMVDAALHTVDDILREFPEALFYGQDVGGELGGVFREAALLAKKYGDTRVFNTPIQEAYIVGSTAGMSAVGAKAIVEIQFADYIWPSLNQLVEELSKSCYLSNGKFPVQSLIRVPIGAYGGGGPYHSGSIESTLLTIRGIKVVYPSNAADMKGLMRAAFLDPNPVVMLEHKGLYWSKVPGTDEAKTVEPATGYVIPLGKAAVAQEADAEQLRQGTTCVVITYGMGVHWAKTASKQFAGQVEILDLRTLNPLDFEAVQAAVRRHGKALVLTEEPLMNSFAESLAGRIQRTCFAQLDAPVFTLGAANLPAIALNVELERQMLPSAEKVAAALAELLEY comes from the coding sequence ATGCCGAATTCAACTGCTCCCACCCTGGAAACCGACTTCACCGCCCAGCTTAACGCCACCCAGCCCGACCAGGCCACCCTGTTGCGCGCGTATTCGCTCATGCGCACCGGCGACGAGCTGGCCCGCCTCTACGAAGAAAATAAGGCCGTAACGGCCAAATACGTCCACGCCACGGCCCGGGGCCACGAGGCCATTCAGCTGGCCGCCGCCTGCTTTCTGGGCCCCCAGGACTACGTGACGCCCTACTACCGCGACGACGCCCTGCTGCTGGGCTTGGGCCTGGAGCCCTACGAGCTGATGCTGCAGCTCATGGCTAAGCGCGACGACCCTTTTTCGGGCGGCCGCACGTATTACTCGCACCCGTCCTTGCGCCGGGCCGGCTTCCCGACCATTCCGCACAACAGCTCGGCCACCGGCATGCAGGCCATTCCGGCCACGGGCATGGCCCACGGCATTAAGTACCTGGAAAGCCAGGGCCTGAACCCGGTGATGGCCGACCCGCGCGACTGGTACGAAAGCGGCAAAACCGGGCCCGGCCTGTATAGCCTGCTGCCCGCCGAAGCCCAGCAGGGCGGCTCCGTGGTGGTGTGCTCCATCGGCGACGGGGCCATGACCGAGGGGGAAGTCTCGGAGGCCCTGCAAATGGCCGTGCTGCACCAGTTGCCCATTATTTATCTGGTGCAGGACAACGACTGGGGCATTTCGGCCACCGGCCGGGAGATGCGCGCCATGGATGCCTACGAGTTTGCCGCCGGCTTTAAAGGGTTGCAGCGCCTGCGCGTAAACGGAGCCGACTTCCCCGATTCCTACGCCGGCCTGGCCACGGCCTTCGACTACGTGCGCCGCACCCGGGGCCCGATTCTGGTGCACGCCAAATGCCCGCTGCTGGGCCACCACACCAGCGGCGTGCGGCGCGAGTGGTACCGCGGCGACAACCTGGCCGAGCACACCACCAACGACCCGCTGCCCCGCCTGCACCAGCAGCTGCTGGATCTGGGCATCCCGGAAGCCGAGCTGGAAGAGCTGGGCCGGCAGGCCCGCGCCCTGGTGGAAGCCGACTACCAGCGCGCCCTGGCCGCCCCGAACCCCGACCCGGCCACCTTCGCCGACCACGAGTTTGCCGAGCCCGAAGTAACCGAGGAAGCCGGGGAGCGGAGTCCCGCCGGGGCCGACAAAGCCCTGATGGTGGATGCTGCCCTGCACACCGTGGACGACATTCTGCGCGAGTTTCCCGAGGCCCTGTTCTACGGACAGGACGTGGGCGGGGAGCTGGGCGGCGTGTTCCGGGAGGCGGCTCTGCTGGCCAAAAAGTACGGCGACACCCGCGTGTTCAACACCCCGATTCAGGAAGCCTACATTGTGGGCTCCACGGCGGGCATGAGTGCGGTGGGGGCCAAGGCCATTGTCGAAATCCAGTTTGCCGACTACATCTGGCCCAGCCTCAACCAGCTGGTGGAGGAGCTCAGCAAGTCGTGCTACCTCTCCAACGGTAAGTTTCCGGTCCAGAGCCTGATTCGGGTGCCCATCGGGGCCTACGGCGGGGGCGGGCCTTACCACTCGGGCTCCATCGAAAGCACGCTGCTTACCATTCGCGGCATCAAGGTGGTGTACCCCAGCAACGCGGCCGACATGAAGGGGCTGATGCGCGCCGCCTTCCTGGACCCCAACCCGGTGGTGATGCTGGAGCACAAGGGCCTGTACTGGAGCAAGGTGCCCGGCACCGACGAGGCCAAAACCGTGGAGCCGGCCACCGGCTACGTTATTCCGCTGGGCAAAGCTGCCGTGGCTCAGGAGGCTGATGCCGAGCAGCTGCGCCAAGGCACCACCTGCGTGGTCATCACCTACGGCATGGGCGTGCACTGGGCCAAAACGGCCAGCAAGCAGTTTGCCGGCCAGGTTGAAATTCTGGATTTGCGCACCCTCAACCCGCTCGACTTCGAGGCGGTGCAGGCTGCCGTGCGCCGCCACGGCAAAGCCCTGGTCCTGACCGAGGAGCCGCTGATGAACTCCTTTGCTGAGTCGTTGGCCGGCCGGATTCAGCGCACCTGCTTCGCGCAGCTCGACGCCCCGGTCTTTACCCTGGGCGCCGCCAACCTGCCCGCCATTGCCCTCAACGTGGAGCTGGAGCGCCAGATGCTGCCCAGCGCGGAGAAAGTTGCAGCGGCGCTGGCGGAGCTGCTGGAGTATTAG
- the hemF gene encoding oxygen-dependent coproporphyrinogen oxidase, whose product MLTSASSLAPVASTFRDTVATWLRDFQQRLCAQLEAADGQATFQSDEWQHGSGGGGLSRVIQHGAVLEKGGVNFSAVWGEMSEQAAKVLLMPNPNYFATGVSVVQHPRSPMVPIAHMNVRYFEAGNGEAWFGGGIDLTPIYVDEQQARWFHEQLRAVCNAHNPAYYARFKQWADDYFFLPHRQETRGVGGIFFDRLTVGKDGSREELFAFIQAVGNVFGPTYTELLRQNRDLPFGERQVQWHMLRRARYAEFNLAFDRGTRFGLETGGRTESILMSLPPRCEWHYDQRPAPGSPEAATQQWLRKGVEWLAENPSTL is encoded by the coding sequence ATGCTGACCTCTGCTTCTTCCCTTGCGCCGGTGGCCTCCACCTTCCGCGACACCGTGGCCACCTGGCTGCGCGACTTCCAGCAGCGCCTCTGCGCCCAGCTCGAAGCCGCCGACGGCCAGGCCACGTTCCAGTCCGACGAGTGGCAGCACGGTAGCGGCGGCGGGGGCTTGTCCCGGGTCATTCAGCACGGGGCGGTGCTCGAAAAAGGCGGGGTCAACTTCTCGGCCGTGTGGGGCGAGATGAGCGAGCAGGCGGCCAAAGTGCTGCTCATGCCCAACCCCAACTACTTTGCCACCGGCGTCTCGGTGGTGCAGCACCCGCGCAGCCCCATGGTGCCCATTGCCCACATGAACGTGCGCTACTTCGAGGCCGGCAACGGCGAAGCCTGGTTTGGCGGCGGCATCGACCTGACCCCGATTTACGTGGACGAACAGCAGGCCCGCTGGTTCCACGAGCAGCTCCGGGCCGTCTGCAACGCTCACAACCCGGCCTATTACGCCCGCTTCAAGCAGTGGGCCGACGACTACTTTTTCCTGCCCCACCGCCAGGAAACCCGGGGTGTGGGCGGCATCTTCTTCGACCGGCTCACCGTGGGCAAAGACGGCAGCCGCGAGGAGCTGTTTGCCTTTATCCAGGCCGTGGGCAACGTTTTTGGGCCCACTTATACCGAGCTGCTGCGCCAGAACCGCGACCTGCCCTTCGGCGAGCGGCAGGTGCAGTGGCACATGCTGCGCCGGGCCCGCTACGCCGAGTTCAACCTGGCCTTCGACCGGGGCACCCGCTTCGGCCTCGAAACCGGGGGCCGCACCGAAAGCATCCTGATGAGCCTGCCCCCGCGCTGCGAGTGGCACTACGACCAGCGCCCCGCACCCGGCTCGCCCGAAGCGGCCACCCAGCAGTGGCTGCGCAAGGGCGTGGAGTGGCTCGCCGAAAATCCCAGTACGCTTTGA
- a CDS encoding phosphatase PAP2 family protein — protein MIEQLQALDRWLLLAANTHHSNALDAWMIFFSERFVWFPAYLVILLVLGYMFRQRALLLLPLLGLSVALADGISSRFFKPYFARLRPCHDPQLSATLNLASGCGGQFGFMSSHAANAFALVVFLWLALPRRYRLAKVLVLIWAILVSYSRMYLGAHYPSDVLAGATLGSLAAWACFRLYQLGAARWWPEPRFTLRHD, from the coding sequence TTGATCGAACAACTGCAAGCCCTGGACCGCTGGCTGTTGCTGGCGGCCAATACTCACCACTCCAACGCGCTGGACGCCTGGATGATTTTCTTTTCGGAGCGCTTCGTGTGGTTTCCGGCTTATCTGGTCATTCTGCTTGTGCTGGGCTACATGTTCCGGCAGCGGGCCCTGCTCCTGCTGCCCCTGCTGGGTTTGAGCGTGGCCCTGGCCGACGGGATTTCGAGCCGGTTCTTCAAGCCCTACTTTGCCCGCCTGCGCCCCTGCCACGACCCGCAGCTTTCGGCCACGCTCAACCTGGCCAGCGGCTGCGGGGGGCAGTTCGGGTTTATGTCGTCGCACGCGGCCAATGCCTTTGCCCTGGTCGTGTTTCTGTGGCTGGCGTTGCCCCGGCGCTACCGGCTGGCCAAGGTATTGGTCCTGATCTGGGCCATCCTGGTGTCTTACAGCCGCATGTACCTGGGCGCCCACTACCCTTCCGACGTGCTGGCCGGCGCCACCCTGGGCAGCCTGGCCGCCTGGGCCTGCTTCCGGTTGTATCAGCTCGGGGCCGCCCGCTGGTGGCCCGAGCCCCGTTTTACTCTCCGTCATGACTGA
- a CDS encoding flavodoxin family protein produces the protein MTDSARRFLFLPGSTRHMGNSEQLARLAAQHLPAGAEQHWLNLLDYPLPDFVDLRHDGAYAAPEGHAQTLADATLQATDLVLVMPLYWYTMPVPTKRYLDYWSAWMRAPGLDFRTRMAGKTLWAVVASSGARSEVQPLADTLLLTAQYMRMPWGGLLFGNGSRPGDILQDQAALTAAETFFTAG, from the coding sequence ATGACTGATTCTGCCCGCCGGTTTTTGTTTCTGCCCGGCAGTACCCGCCACATGGGCAACAGCGAGCAGCTGGCCCGCCTAGCGGCTCAGCACTTGCCCGCCGGGGCCGAGCAGCACTGGCTGAACCTGCTGGATTATCCCCTGCCCGATTTTGTGGACCTGCGCCACGACGGGGCCTACGCCGCGCCCGAAGGCCATGCCCAGACGCTGGCAGACGCTACCCTGCAGGCCACCGACCTGGTGCTGGTCATGCCCCTGTACTGGTACACGATGCCTGTGCCCACCAAGCGCTACCTCGACTACTGGAGCGCCTGGATGCGGGCCCCCGGCCTGGATTTTCGGACCCGGATGGCTGGTAAAACGCTTTGGGCAGTCGTAGCCAGCAGCGGGGCGCGAAGTGAGGTCCAGCCCTTAGCCGATACCTTGCTCCTAACGGCGCAGTACATGCGCATGCCCTGGGGTGGCCTTTTGTTCGGCAACGGCTCCCGCCCCGGCGACATTCTGCAGGACCAAGCCGCGTTGACGGCGGCAGAAACGTTTTTTACGGCCGGCTAG
- a CDS encoding phosphodiester glycosidase family protein, with the protein MTGHASGTRKGRSRWIILLALGGLGLSLICCSPTDSGYVSYQVDLRRQDLRLYWKDEQNQRLGSLGRLSAWLSGQGRRVVFAMNAGMFRPDYSPQGLFVEEGRVLVPLDTAAGTGNFYLRPNGVFYTTTDQRAVVCPTANFRYSSRVRYATQSGPMLVVQGRIHPAFTPGSANRQIRNGVGILPDGRVLLAMSQQKVSLYEFADFFRRRGCRNALYLDGFVSRAYAPGQRWRQTDGNFGVMLAVSECFGRNGAWVGE; encoded by the coding sequence ATGACGGGGCACGCTAGTGGTACCCGCAAGGGCAGAAGCCGGTGGATAATCCTGCTGGCGCTGGGCGGACTGGGACTAAGCTTGATCTGCTGCTCCCCAACTGATTCGGGCTACGTGAGCTACCAGGTTGATCTGCGGCGGCAGGACTTGCGGCTGTACTGGAAAGACGAGCAAAACCAACGGCTGGGCAGTCTGGGCCGCCTTTCGGCCTGGCTCAGCGGGCAGGGGCGGCGGGTGGTGTTTGCCATGAATGCGGGCATGTTTCGCCCCGATTATTCCCCGCAGGGGCTGTTTGTTGAGGAAGGCCGGGTGCTGGTGCCCCTCGATACAGCGGCGGGCACCGGCAACTTCTACCTCCGGCCCAACGGCGTGTTTTACACGACCACCGACCAGCGGGCCGTGGTGTGCCCCACCGCAAACTTTCGCTATTCTAGCCGCGTCCGGTACGCTACGCAGTCGGGGCCGATGCTGGTGGTGCAAGGCCGGATTCACCCGGCCTTTACCCCCGGCTCTGCCAACCGGCAGATTCGCAACGGCGTGGGCATTTTGCCCGACGGCCGCGTGCTGCTGGCCATGTCGCAGCAGAAAGTGAGCCTCTACGAGTTTGCCGACTTTTTCCGCCGCCGGGGCTGCCGCAATGCCCTCTACCTCGACGGCTTCGTGTCCCGGGCCTATGCGCCCGGGCAGCGGTGGCGGCAGACCGACGGTAATTTTGGGGTGATGCTGGCAGTGAGTGAGTGTTTCGGCAGAAACGGGGCGTGGGTTGGGGAGTAG
- a CDS encoding riboflavin synthase has translation MFTGIVEALGTITDVKTEGTNRHFTVAAPFAHELQIDQSVAHDGVCLTVVAVDAAAGTHVVTAIDETLQKTNLGSWAPGRQVNLERCLAANGRFDGHIVQGHVDLTAVCESVTDQNGSWLYRFRHEPGPSRVTVEKGSICINGTSLTCFDSTDDSFAVAIIPYTYEHTTFQHLRPGDLVNLEFDIVGKYVAKLLGR, from the coding sequence ATGTTTACTGGCATTGTAGAAGCTCTCGGCACGATTACGGACGTGAAAACGGAAGGCACGAACCGGCACTTTACCGTGGCCGCGCCCTTTGCCCACGAGCTGCAGATTGACCAGAGCGTGGCCCACGACGGAGTGTGCCTGACCGTGGTGGCCGTGGATGCCGCCGCCGGCACCCACGTCGTGACGGCCATCGACGAAACGCTGCAGAAAACCAACCTGGGAAGCTGGGCGCCGGGCCGGCAGGTAAATCTGGAGCGCTGCCTGGCCGCCAACGGCCGCTTCGACGGCCATATCGTGCAGGGCCACGTGGACCTGACGGCCGTCTGCGAGAGTGTTACCGACCAGAACGGCAGCTGGCTCTACCGCTTCCGTCACGAGCCCGGCCCGAGCCGCGTAACCGTGGAAAAAGGCTCGATCTGCATCAACGGCACCAGCCTGACCTGCTTCGACTCGACCGACGACAGCTTCGCGGTGGCCATCATTCCCTACACCTACGAGCACACCACTTTCCAGCACCTGCGCCCCGGCGATTTGGTCAACCTGGAGTTCGACATCGTGGGCAAGTACGTGGCCAAGCTGCTGGGCCGGTAG
- a CDS encoding sugar transferase: MTRTFQKLKLIAADFLAALLAWMCFFLLRKYLLSEINAGYRFTGGELFTLTGSALMIAAFWTVLYSLIGEYRDIFRKSRLSEIIRLGRISVLGALVIFFALLLDDQGVSSYRLYYKTITAYFLLHFFITAVLRTWAITTVQHLVRSGVISFNTLLVGSNLLARETYHELARTGKHLGLKLVGFAPMGDTVDPGLAAELPARGSYTRLPALIRALKIEQIIIAIEPSEHRMIQEILSLLEGTPARVSILPDLYQMLLGSVKVNHLFGTPLIEIKHDLLPPWQEFTKRGLDIVGSALFMLLAWPVYAFTAVMVRLSSPGPIFYAQERIGINAQPFRIYKFRSMYVDAEKMGPALSSDRDPRITPWGRFMRKVRLDELPQFWNVLKGDMSLVGPRPERRFYIDQIVKVAPHYRHLHRVRPGITSLGQVKYGYAETVDQMVERLKFDILYIENMSLAMDFRVMLYTLKIIVEGRGK, translated from the coding sequence TTGACTCGCACCTTTCAAAAGCTGAAGCTTATTGCTGCCGACTTTCTGGCGGCCCTGCTGGCGTGGATGTGTTTTTTTCTGCTGCGCAAGTACCTGCTCAGCGAAATCAATGCCGGCTACCGCTTCACCGGCGGCGAGCTGTTCACCCTCACGGGCTCAGCCCTGATGATTGCCGCTTTCTGGACGGTGCTCTACAGCCTGATCGGCGAATACCGCGACATCTTCCGCAAGTCGCGCTTGTCGGAAATTATCCGCCTGGGGCGCATTTCGGTGCTGGGGGCGCTGGTTATCTTTTTTGCCCTGCTGCTCGATGACCAGGGTGTGAGCTCCTACCGGCTGTACTACAAGACGATTACGGCCTATTTTCTGCTGCACTTCTTTATTACGGCCGTGCTGCGGACCTGGGCTATTACCACGGTGCAGCACTTGGTGCGCAGCGGCGTTATTTCGTTTAATACCCTGCTGGTGGGTTCCAACCTGCTGGCCCGCGAAACCTACCACGAGCTGGCCCGCACCGGCAAGCACCTGGGGCTGAAGCTGGTCGGCTTCGCGCCCATGGGCGACACCGTGGACCCCGGCCTGGCCGCCGAGCTGCCCGCCCGCGGCTCCTACACCCGCCTGCCCGCCCTGATCCGGGCCTTGAAGATCGAGCAGATCATCATTGCCATCGAGCCCAGTGAGCACCGCATGATTCAGGAAATTCTGTCGTTGCTGGAAGGTACGCCGGCCCGGGTCAGCATCCTGCCCGACTTGTACCAGATGCTGCTGGGCTCAGTGAAGGTAAACCACCTGTTTGGGACCCCGCTCATTGAAATCAAGCACGACTTGCTGCCGCCCTGGCAGGAGTTTACCAAGCGCGGCCTCGATATCGTGGGCTCAGCTCTGTTTATGCTGCTGGCCTGGCCCGTGTACGCCTTCACAGCCGTGATGGTGCGCCTCTCCTCGCCGGGCCCGATTTTCTACGCCCAGGAGCGCATCGGCATCAACGCCCAGCCCTTCCGCATCTACAAGTTCCGCTCGATGTACGTGGACGCCGAGAAGATGGGCCCGGCCTTGTCGTCGGATCGGGACCCGCGCATTACGCCCTGGGGCCGGTTTATGCGCAAGGTCCGCCTCGATGAGCTGCCCCAATTCTGGAACGTGCTCAAAGGCGACATGAGCCTGGTGGGCCCGCGCCCCGAGCGCCGCTTCTACATCGATCAGATCGTGAAAGTAGCGCCCCATTACCGCCACCTGCACCGCGTGCGGCCCGGCATCACCAGTTTGGGCCAGGTAAAGTACGGCTACGCCGAAACCGTCGACCAGATGGTGGAGCGCCTCAAGTTCGACATTCTCTATATCGAGAACATGAGCCTGGCCATGGACTTCCGCGTGATGCTCTACACCCTGAAAATCATTGTCGAAGGCCGGGGGAAGTAG
- a CDS encoding protein-L-isoaspartate(D-aspartate) O-methyltransferase gives MHADTYRHRGLRRTLVEELRRKGIRDERVLTALATVPRHLFFDPAFQQHAYQDKAFPIGQGQTISQPYTVAYQTELLRLQPTDRVLEIGTGSGYQCAVLLQLTPLVYSIEYNAVLFESTRRRLGAFGLLAHLFCGDGSVGLPEHAPFDKILVTAGSPTIPRTLLRQLRVGGSLVIPVGDESSQRMMRVVRESAEEFVREEFEEFRFVPLLGQAGWPK, from the coding sequence ATGCACGCTGATACGTACCGCCACCGAGGCCTGCGCCGTACCCTGGTTGAAGAACTGCGCCGTAAAGGAATTCGGGACGAGCGGGTACTGACGGCCCTGGCAACGGTGCCCCGCCACTTGTTTTTTGACCCCGCTTTTCAGCAGCACGCCTACCAGGACAAGGCCTTTCCCATCGGGCAGGGTCAGACGATTTCCCAGCCCTACACGGTGGCCTACCAAACCGAGCTGCTGCGCCTGCAGCCCACCGACCGGGTCCTGGAAATCGGGACCGGCTCGGGCTACCAGTGCGCCGTGCTGCTGCAGCTCACGCCCTTGGTGTACAGCATCGAGTACAACGCGGTGCTATTTGAAAGCACCCGCCGCCGCCTCGGGGCCTTCGGCCTGCTGGCCCACCTGTTCTGCGGCGACGGCTCGGTAGGTTTGCCCGAACACGCGCCTTTCGATAAGATTCTGGTCACGGCCGGCTCGCCCACCATTCCGCGCACCTTGCTGCGGCAGTTGCGCGTGGGGGGCTCCCTGGTCATCCCCGTGGGCGACGAAAGCAGCCAGCGCATGATGCGGGTGGTGCGCGAAAGCGCGGAAGAGTTTGTGCGGGAGGAATTTGAGGAGTTTCGCTTCGTGCCCCTGCTGGGCCAGGCGGGCTGGCCGAAGTAG
- a CDS encoding acyl-CoA thioesterase, with amino-acid sequence MRKQKPVKDSFVIMTELVLPNDTNTLNNLMGGRMMHLMDIAAAISAQKHSNRIVVTASVDNVSFRDSIALGSVVTLQAQVTRSFNSSMEVHIDVWAEDIPSGTKMKTNEAFFTFVAVDQTGRPIDVPEAVAETEEEIRLYDGALRRRQLRLVLGGRMKPHEATELKALFDLE; translated from the coding sequence ATGCGCAAACAAAAGCCCGTTAAAGACTCCTTCGTGATTATGACTGAGCTGGTGCTGCCTAACGATACCAACACGCTCAATAACCTGATGGGCGGCCGCATGATGCACCTGATGGACATTGCCGCGGCCATTTCGGCGCAGAAGCACTCCAACCGCATCGTCGTGACGGCCTCGGTCGACAACGTCTCATTTCGCGACAGTATCGCGCTGGGCAGCGTGGTGACGCTGCAGGCCCAGGTGACGCGCTCCTTCAACTCCTCGATGGAAGTGCACATCGACGTGTGGGCCGAGGACATTCCCAGCGGCACGAAGATGAAAACCAACGAGGCCTTTTTCACCTTCGTGGCCGTGGATCAGACCGGGCGCCCCATCGACGTGCCCGAAGCCGTGGCCGAAACCGAGGAGGAAATCCGCCTCTACGATGGGGCCCTGCGCCGCCGCCAGCTCCGCCTCGTGCTCGGGGGCCGCATGAAGCCCCACGAAGCCACCGAGCTCAAGGCTTTGTTTGACCTGGAGTAA